Genomic DNA from Armatimonadota bacterium:
TGCCCCAGTCCGCCGAATCCCAGGAGCACGGCCACGGTCCCCGGCTCCAGGAGCGGGATCGCCCGCTTCACCGCATGGTAGGCGGCTAAGCCCGCGTCCGCCAGAGGGGCCGCATCCTGCGGAGGGAACCCCTCCGGGAGCCGGATGCAGTTCCGCTCCTTCACGAGAAGGTACTCCGCGAACCCGCCGTCCCGATCCAGGCCCACGAAGGCGCCGTTCTCGCAGTGCATCTCCTGCCCCTGTCGGCAGGCGAAGCAGACGCCGTCCGAGACCATGGGATACACCAGGACAGGATCCCCCCTGCGCACGGAGCGGACCGCGGGTCCCACCTCCTCCACCCATCCCGCGTTTTCGTGTCCGGGAATGTACGGGAGCTGTGCCCGCATCACCCCCCGGAACATCCCCTCCAGGACGTGCAGATCCGTCCGGCACACCCCCGCCCCGGCCACCCGGACGATCACGTCGTCCGGGGCCTGCAGCCTGGGGTCCGGAACCTCCTCCAGGACCAGAGCCGGGCTCTGGTCCTCTACGGGTCCGTACCGGTGGAGTCGGGCCGCCCTCATCGCTCCGAAACCTTACAAGTACGCCAGCAGGTCCTGGATCCCCCTCAACACCAAGTCAGGCCGCTCTCGGGGAGGAAGCTTCTCCAGCTCTTCCTCCAACGTGACGCCGGTGAGCACCAAGACGGTCCGGGCACCGGCCTCCTTTCCCATCCGGAAATCCAGCTCCACGTCGTCCCCGACCACCACCACCTCCTCCACCGGTACCCCCAGCCGGGACGCGGCAACCCGCAGGGCGTCCCGGCTGGGCTTGCCCACGAGCCGGGCGGGTTTCTGTGTGATGTAGGTGATGGCCGCGGCGAGGGCCGCGGACAGGCCTGGGGTTCTGCCATGCTTGGTGGCGTACCAGGGAGAAAGGGAGGTCACCAGGAACGCGGCACCGTTCCAGATGGCGCGGCAGGCCGCCGCGAGCTTCTCATACGTCCAGACGGGATCCCAGCCCACCAGGACCACCCCTGCCCGTTCCCCCTCCTCCACGCCCACGCACGGGATCCCCTTCCGCTCCAAGGGTGCCCACAGTCCCCGCTGGCCCAGCACGAGGACCGGGCGGCCCGGATACTCGCGGGCGATGATCTCCGCGGCGATGGCTCCCGGAGTGATGACCTCCTGATCCTCGACGGGGAGCTGGCTCGCCCGCAAGACCCCCGTGTACTCCTCCGGGGGCAGGGCGCTCCCGTTGGTCAGGAAGACGAACCGGCCTCCGCCGTCGCGGATCGCCTCGAGGACCGCCCGCGTCCCGGGGAGGACCTGCGGGTTGCGCCACTCCGCGGAATCCGCAACAATACAGGTCCCGTCCACGTCCAGGACGAAGCATCGGCCCCGGAGGTTCATGCGGTCCGCGTCCGTCTCAGGGTGATCCCCAGATCCTTCCGTTCCAGCCGGACGTAGGTTACCCTCCGCTGTCCTGCGGAGAGGGCTTCCACGAGGCGCCGGAGGGTTTCCCCGGTCCCTTCCCCATCCAGGACTAGAGGAGCCGCCTTACCCCGCTGGATGGCCTGGACCTCCTCCTCCGGGAGCCCGTACCGGAGCAGGACCTCTTCGTCCGATCCCCCCCCGTAGATCCTCCGCAGCTCCGCGATGGAGAGCTCCGGCCGCTCCCGGGGGATCTCCTTGGCCCGGGGGAGGGAGAGCACCCGATCCTGCACCTCGGGATCGATGGGACCGGGCGGTTCCCCGTACTGCCCCAGGATGTACCGGATGGTCTCGTCCGCCACGAGGCGGTAGCGCTCCGGCCCGATGAGGTTCAGCAGGGCCTGGGTGGCCACGAACTGGCTGAAGGGCGTCATCATGATGGGATAGCCCAGCTCCGCCCGCACCCGGACGATCTCGTCCAGCACCGCCTCGAACTTCTCCTCCTGCCCGATCTCCCGCAAGTTCCGCTTCAGGGTGGTGACCATGC
This window encodes:
- a CDS encoding NAD(P)-dependent alcohol dehydrogenase yields the protein MRAARLHRYGPVEDQSPALVLEEVPDPRLQAPDDVIVRVAGAGVCRTDLHVLEGMFRGVMRAQLPYIPGHENAGWVEEVGPAVRSVRRGDPVLVYPMVSDGVCFACRQGQEMHCENGAFVGLDRDGGFAEYLLVKERNCIRLPEGFPPQDAAPLADAGLAAYHAVKRAIPLLEPGTVAVLLGFGGLGHLAYQMLRALSCARVAVVDRSEEARNWAREMGADAVFPAESESAAQVMEWTQGRGARVVLDFVGEGGAPQLGWSLLGRRGTYFVVGYGDPLTVPTMELVATEKAIVGNLVGTYTELVELVHLAAQGAVRARIVRYPLEEANRALTDLHRGRVHGRAVLIP
- a CDS encoding HAD hydrolase-like protein; the encoded protein is MNLRGRCFVLDVDGTCIVADSAEWRNPQVLPGTRAVLEAIRDGGGRFVFLTNGSALPPEEYTGVLRASQLPVEDQEVITPGAIAAEIIAREYPGRPVLVLGQRGLWAPLERKGIPCVGVEEGERAGVVLVGWDPVWTYEKLAAACRAIWNGAAFLVTSLSPWYATKHGRTPGLSAALAAAITYITQKPARLVGKPSRDALRVAASRLGVPVEEVVVVGDDVELDFRMGKEAGARTVLVLTGVTLEEELEKLPPRERPDLVLRGIQDLLAYL